A region of the Acidobacteriota bacterium genome:
CGGCTCGAAGGCGGCTTCGCCCGTGTTCGATGCGAGCGTTGCGGTGCCGAGCACCTGCTCGCGTTCTCCTGCTCTTGTCGCAATTTCTGCCCGTCGTGCCAGGCCAAACGCGCCGCTCTATTCGCCGAGAAGCTCGTCACAGAGGTGCTCGCGCCGGTTCCCCGTCGGCATCTCATTCTGACCCTACCCCGCGCCATTCGAGGCCTGTTCCGACGCGACCGCAGGCTGCTCGGAATCCTCGCCCGCAGCGCCTATGACGTCATCCGCAAGACCTCTGACGCCACCCTCGAGCGACGGGATCTCCGCCCTGCGGTCGTCCTCTCGATTCAGACCTTCGGATCCTTCGCCAATTTCCATCACCATATCCACGCCGTCGTGGCCGCCGGCTGTTTTCGTGACGACGGCACGTTTCATCCCATAGCTCGTTCCTGTTGAACAAACGCTGCATCACAGGTGAAAT
Encoded here:
- a CDS encoding transposase zinc-binding domain-containing protein — protein: MPAAAPSTVYRPRHPERSDFYKIFEQHFERYLSVYDERYEPRWGPLRPVVQPAVERFLDCGRLEGGFARVRCERCGAEHLLAFSCSCRNFCPSCQAKRAALFAEKLVTEVLAPVPRRHLILTLPRAIRGLFRRDRRLLGILARSAYDVIRKTSDATLERRDLRPAVVLSIQTFGSFANFHHHIHAVVAAGCFRDDGTFHPIARSC